CATCAGAAAATTTGAAAACCTAGGAACAAGATCTTTCATGATAGAGCAGTCCATAGGTGAGGCTCTGAATTTTCAATATGCCCTTGGCAATGAAAGAAAAGAAGCTAGGCTTAGATATTTGAGGGATTATTGGGCTAAAAATGCTTTAGCCATTAGTGACCGCGTTTCCATCCAAACCTCACTTTCCAAAGAATTTTCATGTGCTTTGGCCGTAGTTGGTATTGACGGGCTAATGGGTCGAGAAATAGCAAAAACCTTCTTTGACAAGTATAAAATACATACCACGCAAAGAACAAAGATTGACATCAATGGCTCACGAGTAACACCTCATGTTTATACCAGCATTAATGATTTAGACCGCCTACTTACTGCAATAGAATATCTAACTAAAGGCTAAATTGATATACTAAGTAAAACAAAAAGGATGCTTGCATTAATCCGCGAACGAAACAAATTCCGTCTCATTAGAGAACTATAACCTAAGACTGCTCCTTCGTTCGTTTTTCCGCTAGGCGATTAATACCAAACATTAAAGCTCCTGAGGCTATCATGGATACTATCACTACGCCGCCCAACAAGGGATAGTTTTCTACAAAACCATCGGTACGCTGAACCACTATTAAGCCTGCTATGGCGGAAGCTATTCCTCCTGAAATTTGAGAAACGGATGAGTTAATACTCATAAACGCCCCTCTATCTTTTAAATCAGGAATGGCGGTAATAAGCGAAGATGATGCTATCATTCGAGCGTTAATGCCTAAAAACAAGATAATGTTTAGCACCAAAATCACCCAAAAAGATGTCACACCTAAGTTGGTGTAAATTCCAACCAAGATAATTCCTAAAACTGTCCCAAATATAAAGACTTTCAGCCTTCCATATTTATCTGACATTTTGCCCAAAATTGGACCAAAGACTATGGTAAAAACGCCTGTTATGCCATAAAGTAATGGCAGTTCTTCCAGAGTAATTCCGAGATTATTGATTCCGTAAGTAGAGCCAAAAGGCATTAGCATAAACCCGCCGGTAGACAGCAAGGTGGTAGCCAAAAATACTTTGATATAATCTGGGTTTGAAATCGTACTGAATAAATGCTTGATTGGGTTTTGACCTTTATTGGCTTCTAAGTGCGTGTTTATTGGTCTTATTTTCCAAACCATCACTATGCCCACCAATATTCCCACTATCACAATCATCCAGAAACTAGAATGCCAGCCATAATTATTTGCTAAATATAATCCTATGGGCAAGCCCAGAATTTGCGAAGCAGCAAAAGCCATTTGGGTAAAGCCCATTACTCTTCCACGTACTTTAAGTTCGAATATATCGGTGATAATAGCGAAACCTACGGAGCCAATTACGCCACCAAAAACACCTGTGAAGATACGAGCCGCAAGAAGCATGGGATAGGTATTGGCAGAAGCACATAAACCCGTACCAATCAAAAATCCTACATAAAAGAAGAGTAGCAACTTTTTGCGGTCAAACTTATCAGCAAAACCTGCCGCCAAAATCCCAGAAATACCTGCACTAAAAGCATAACCAGACACTACCCAGCCAAACTGAGCGGTAGTAATGTTCATTTCTGGTATAAGAATGGCACCCAAAGGCGACAATACCATAAAATCTAAAATGACAGTAAACTGAATAAAGGCCAAAATGGCAATCATGAATACCTGATAGCGAGTAAAAACTCTTTCTTTCTTCATTAATAATTTTAAACGATTGGCTTGGTATTAAAACCCTTTAGTGATTGATTAATAAAGAGGTAAATGCCTGTCAAAACACGGTGGTACAATTATTATTATCGAGGTAGCTATTAATGCCTTATTCAAAAAGGCATCTCAATGTTTTCCTGAAAAGGCAAAGGTAAGTTTTAATTGTTGAGTGCTCTATGTAGAAATTTATTTAGCCTACGCTAAGATTAAACTCCCCATATTTCGCGAACAAGCTAAATGCAGTTCAAGTCAACTATGCCACCTGTGTCATATTCTCCACATATCCCTAAAAAATAAGACGGGGAACAAGTATTTAGGAATAGACTCCAAACTAAAACAATTAAGAAATGAAAAAACTACTTTCTATATCAGCTGTACTTATCGCTCTAATAACTATTCCTAACTTGGCTAAGGCTCAAGACACCTCATGGGGGCCAATGATTGGAGTCAATGGTTCTAGCATTCCTGATTTCCCATTAAGTGCTAATAAAACTGGTGTAAACCTCGGTGCCTTTTTAAATCATTCTAAGCATGAGCATTTGGGTCTTAAAGTAGAGGCCTTTTACTCACAAATGGGCTCTAATTTTAACGGATTTGAAGATAAAATAGAAATGCATTATATTCAAGTGCCCCTATACGGAGTTTGGTATTTAAATGATAAAGGAAACGACTTTCGTCCAAAAATCATGTTAGGACCTTACTTAGGTTTTCTTGCAGGAGCATCGGGTTCAAATACTAGTGGCAACAATTTCACTGGAGAAAATTTCAAAAGTATAGACTTTGGTGGTAAAGCCGCTGCTGGCTTTAACTGGAAACTTAACCCTAAAATATGGTTAAATACAGAATTTTACTTTGGCGGTAGCTTCGCAAATATTTACAAAACAGATATCATTAATATCAAAAACCAAAACCTAGGATTAAATCTTGGTCTAAGTTTTCCTGTGAAATAAATTTCAATACGTAAACCCAAGTACTTCAAGTATTTGGGTTTATTTTTTTGCTTTCAACCCAAATTTATTTACTTAAACTTAATATTCAAGTACACTCAAAACTTACGATAAACTTCAGAAAGCTGTAAATTGGGCTCACAATCAAAAAAGACCCTAGACAACCATGAAGAAAAAAAGTTTTTTAATACTCCTTCTCCTTATTCCTATTTTAGGAATATCTCAAACCGCGACAGACAAAATTCTAGTTCAGCCATATTTACAAGACGCTGAACCCAACTCCATAAAAATTTTATGGGAAACCTCCGCTGGCGAAGAAAGTACCGTAGAGTATGGACTAAGCCCTAAACTAGGTCAGAAGACCTCAGGAATAGCTAATGACGTTAACTTTAGTGACAGCAGAATACATGAAGTAAAACTAAAGGACTTAAAAAGGTTGACCACATATTACTATAGAATAAAAACAGGCAAGCTTTTTTCTGATATTTATCAATTCAAAACACCTCCATTTGCATCAGATCGCCAGTCTTTCAACCTGATTGCTATGAGCGACATGCAAAGGGACAGCAACAATCCTGAAAAATTTTCAGAGGTGGTGAATGATGGTATTCTAAAATACATGGAAAAGGAATTTGGTGGTGCCGTACCAGAGAACTTGGCTTTGGTACTAATTCCAGGAGATTTAGTAGCTACCGGAACCGATTATGACCAGTGGCAAAATGAGTTTTTCAATCCTGCCGAAAAGCTCTTTTCACAGGTTCCTGTATATCCTGTTTTAGGTAATCATGAGAAAAACTCGACGTTCTATTTTAAGTATTTCAGTTTGCCAGAAAATGGCAGTGCTGCATACTCCGAAAACTGGTGGTATAAAGATTACGGAAATACCAGAATAATAGGTCTAAACTCAAACGATGGCTACAGAGACACTCCAGAGCAATACAAGTGGTTACAGCAGGTACTGGCTAAAACTGCAGAAAACGAGGATATTGACTTTGTATTTGCTCAGCTTCACCATCCATTCAAATCGGAACTTTGGATTCCTGGCGAAGAAGAATTTAGCGGTAAAGTGGTTAAATTACTTGAAGACTTCTCTACCAAAACCGGCAAACCAAGTATTCATTTTTTTGGTCATACACACGGCTACTCACGTGGTCAATCTAAAGACCACAAGCATTTATGGATTAATGTAGCCTCGGCAGGTGGAGCTATTGATAACTGGGGAGAGTTTGAAGGGCGAGATTATGATGAGTTTACAAACACACAAGACGAATACGGTTTTGTGATGGTAGAGGTAGATGCCAATAAGGAAAACCCAAAATTCACTATCAAAAGAGTGAGCCGTGGTAATGAAAACATTGAAAGAGATAATGAGCAAACCGACCAAATAACCATCTATAAAAACGAAAGGAAACCTAATGCACCTGTAGCCATATCACCCAACGGAGACGACATTGCTGCTAAATACGGTACATTATTAAAAGCAAAGCCTTTTGATAGTAGTTTTGGCTCTGCCGTTCATGCTGCATCAAACTGGCAGTTGGCCGAAAACGAAAACTTTGAAAACCCTACGCTAGATAGTTGGAAACAATCTGAAAACTGGTACTACATGGAGAACCGTCAGAAAAATGATGACTTGACAGATGAAATCACCAAAAGATTAAAGCCAAGCACTACCTACTTTTGGAGGGTTCGATACAGAGACCAAAATTTAAATTGGAGCGATTGGTCGGAGACTCAAACATTTAAAACAAAAGAATACTAATCAGACTTTAGTCCACAAAAAAGCAGAGCCTCCTATAAAGGGGCTCTGCTTTTATATAAGTAGCTTAGTTCGCTGTAACTTATGCTTTCCTTACAAACTCAGACTTTAGGCCCATAGAGCCAAAACCTACGATTTTGCAATCAATGTTATGGTCACCATCCGTCAAACGAATGTTTTTAACCTTTGTACCAGCCTTTACTGGCTTGGGAGCTCCTTTGACAGGTAAATCTTTAATGATAACTACGCTATCACCATCCTGAAGTACATTTCCGTTAGAGTCTAAAACTTGGTTTTCTTGGCTTTCTAATTCTTCATCCGTCGTTTCTTCTGGATTCCACTCATGGAAACATTCAGGACAAACCAATAGACTATCCATCGGATAAGTATACTCACATTGACATTTTGGACATGGTGGGAATTCGCTCATTTTCAATCAAGATTTTTGTTCGCACAAAGATACATCTAATTCTGTTTATTACACCCTTTAATAAGTAAATGGGCTGTATCGACATTACATCAACACAGCCCATTTAATATAATAAATACTACGTTTTACTTCTTAGCAGTAAGAGCTACTTCCGCAGCTTTAAGACCAGCATCTTTCTCCTTCATAAGCTGTCTTTGCATGGCGTCAACCACGATAGGAGCAGCAATATAAAGCGAAGAGTATGTTCCTACTATTACACCTAAGAACATGGCGAAGATAAACCCACGAATGGTTTCACCACCGAATATCAAAAGAATAAGCAATACTAATAAAGTGGCAATACCAGTAACGGCCGTTCTACTCAATGTACTATTCAAGGCGTTATTGATAACTTTAACAATGTCCTCTTTGGCTTTGCTTTTGTCATTTAAGTATTCACGAACACGGTCAAAAACAACGACCGTATCATTCATTGAATAACCCATTAATGTAAGTATGGCACCCACAAAGGCTTGATCTACATCTAAAGAGAAAGGCAAGATGCCATTAAAGATAGAGAAGATACCAAGTATCACTAATACATCATGGAAAACCGCAACCACAGCACCAAAACTAAAGGCTACACTACGGAATCTCACGTAAATATAAATGAAGGTCAATATCAAGGAATAAAGAATGGCTTTCAATGAGTTCCAAATGGTATCATTAGCAATAGTAGGCCCTACTTTAGAGGAACTAACTACTTCACCTACGTTTCCATCTACACTCTCTACTACGTCATTTATTTGCTCCTGAATTTGTAACTCTACATTAGGGTCAGTGTTATCGATTTCGTAAGCTGTAGTAATTTTAACTTGGTCAAAACCACCAAACGTTTTTACCTCTGCAGTGAAACCTGCATTTTCCATGGCTTGTCTTACGTCTTCTGTTTTTACTGAATTTTCAAATTTGGCAACATACGTTCTACCTCCTTTAAAATCAACACCAAGACCAAATCCTCTAATACCAATAGAAACAGCACCGGCAATAATAATAGCACCAGAAATCATGTAGAATATCTTACGCTTATTAACAAAGTCAATATCTGTATCCTTAAACATTTTCTCCGTCCAAGCAGTAAAGAAAGTCACTGTCTTACCTTTCTTGATATAGTATTCAAACACTAAACGTGAAATGAAGATTGCACAGAAAAGAGAGGTGAAAATACCTATCAAAAGTGTTGTAGCAAATCCAAGAACCAAACCAGTACCGAAGATAAATAAGATAATACCGGTAATTAAAGTGGTAACGTTAGAGTCAATAATTGACGGCATCGCAAACCTGAAACCATTTCTCACTGCTGTTGCAAAAGGCTTCCCTTCGTCTAACTCTTCTTTTATTCGCTCATAAATAAGTACGTTGGCATCTACCGCCATACCTATAGAAAGTACCATACCGGCAATACCAGGAAGCGTTAATGTAGCACCAAAAGACGCCATCACTCCTAAAAGCAAAATAAGGTTAACTATTAGGGCTAAGTTAGCTATCCAACCAGCTTTGTTATAATAAACCAATACAAAAATCAATACTGCTAATAAACCAGCAAGTGATGAAATAACACCGGCTCTTACCGCACTCTCACCTACCGATGCACCAACTACGGCCTCTTCAATAATGTGAGTTGGAGCAGGAAGCTTACCTGCTTTAAGTACGTTTGCAAGGTCACTTGCTTCTTCTAAAGTAAAGTTTCCAGAAATACTTGAGTTACCACCTGTAATTTCTTGATTTACATTAGGAGCAGAATACACATAATTATCAAGTAAGATAGCTACTCTCTGACCTACATTGGCTGCAGTTAATTCTCTCCACTTTCTAGAACCCGTAGCATTCATTTGCATGCTAACATCTGGCTGACCAGTAGTAGGGTCATAATCTTGACGTGCGTTTGATATTACATCTCCTTCTAAAGGAGCATGGCCCATATCTTTCACCATGTATAAATTCACTAACTCTTCGTTAGTTGTTTCATTCATAAATGCCTTAACATCATAAACAAAACTTAGGTCTGCTGGGAACAATTGACGAACAACTGGTCTATGTAAGATTTCATTAACTCTTGAGGAGTCTTTTGTTCTCACCATTAAACCGCCTTGACCACCAATAAACAAGCTACTAAAAGTATTACCTGACAAAAGCGAATCAGCTCCTAAGCCCGCATTGTCTGTACCTCCCAATTGAGAAGCTAAGTCACCATCTGTAGAAGAAGTATCTGTACTTGCTACTGAAGGCTTGCTGTTAGCTAAGTCTCCTAAGTTCTTCGTTTGCTCTTCTAGGTCTAACTGTGCTAGGTAGCCAGAAAAAGCCTCTAAAGATGTTCCGATTTCCTGTGGCTCATAAACTTCACAAAACTCTAATTTCGCAGCACCAGAAAGTAGTTTCCTTACACGCTGTGGGTTATCAATACCCGGAAGCTCTACCTGAATTCTATTTGTTCCAGACAATCTTTGAAGATTAGCATTAGAAACACCAAACTTATCTACACGCGTTTGGATAATGTTAAACGCACGGTCAAAAGCACCGTCTACCTCATCTTTAACATAATTAGTTACCTCGCTATCTGTAGAATTTAAACCAAGCTCACCTCTGTTAGACGCCGTAGAGAAAACTCTTGCCAATGGCACGTTAGGAGCTAGGGCTTTGAAGTCACCTACAAAAAGGTCAACAAAGTGGTCAGAACTTTTTATCGCTTTTTCAGAAGCACTTGTTATAGCCTGGGCTACTCTAGGGTCTCTTGAGCCACTTGCTAGCGACTGAACGATATCGTTAGGAGAAACCTCAAGAATTACGTGCATCCCACCCTGAAGGTCAAGACCTAAACCTAATTCTTGCTTAGTTAAGTCTTCTAATGTAGTTCCTAAGAAAACTGGTTGTTTCCAAAGTGAATCTAAGTAACGTTGCTTTGCTTGTCTGTCTACGTTACCATCTGCAGTCATGGCAGCTGCCTCTGCATCATTTCTAATACTATTGGCCTTGTAAGTTCTGACCAAATAATAAACACTAACTGCCAAAAATATGGCTACCAGCGTTAAAATTCCACCTCTATTTCTCATATTATTAATTTTGCCCCTATTGAAAGACTTTTTTTGTTACAGGTAATCCGTGGGGTATACAGACACCTAAGAATGTTTTGATTTAATAAAATTGGGATTTATGACTGTCAGAAAAGACAGTCACTTAAAGCACTCAGGGTGCATTAATGGCTATATGAAGCTCAAAAAGCTTATCAAAATAAGAATGCTTAAATACGGGCTTTACAAAACTACTAACAACGTCGCTTAGTGGTAAAAACTTAACTGTGGGGCTAAGTAAAAAAACTAAGTCGCTATTAAAACTAAAAGCATTTGATGGAATTACTACCTCTGACGAAAACTCCGTTATATAAGTTTCTTGGTCATCAGAATCGTCATTGCTTTGGTCTGTAGAAACAGAAACATCCGTCAAAATTTGGGTATTGACCAAGTTTTTAGAAAGCACGGCTGTGAGCATAAAAATGCTCATAAAAACGCCGAAGGCTCTAATAATTAGACGGTTTTCTTTCATAATGAAGCCGCAAAGCTACAATCTTTTATTAAAAAAATTCAAATAATGTGCCAGATAATTGAACTAAAAGCTTTTTAACGGATTGAATTAACTAGAATTTCCTTTTGAAAAAGTACTCTCCAGAAGAAATGGTCAGAAGCTGTGCTATCGCTACATTGTGTATTATCACTTGAAAAGTAGTAGGCATATTCAGTTTCAGAAAGCTTCTGCGGTGTTGCATTAAAGGTTTCATTTTGTTCAGCAGAATAAGCAAGAGCCTCAATCACTTCTTTCTCCTTGTCGTTTAAAGCCACATAAGTTGCTGGAAAAACTTTTTCTACCTCCACACCTTCTATAGCCGATAGAGAATCTAATTGGGCATTTCTTTTAGTACAGTCTAATTTCAAAAATAAAGTCTCTACAGACTTGCCCCTATCATTAAGAGCAACCAAAACCTCGGATTCCGAAACCTTTTTAATCTTATGGGCCTCTATTTCGTTTTTAATCTTAGTAGTGTCTAAATACTCTACATTACATGACAATAGACATCCGAAACACAGCAAAAAAATAAAACTTCTCATTATATATATTCGTCTCCCACCTTTTTGGCATCCGCCACAAACTGCTTTACCCTTTGCTCGTCTTCCATTTTACATATCATTAATACGTTCCCGAATTCAGATACTATATACCCCTCTAAGCCACTCACTACAACTAACTTTTCCTTTGGCGTTTTCACCACACATCTTTTAGAATCGTAAATGAGCACATTCCCGTCAATTGAATTTGACTCATTATCTAATTCTGAATTCTCATAAACAGAACGCCAAGTTCCTAAATCAGACCAACCAATGTCGCTTTTTACTACAAATACGTTATCAGCCTTTTCCATGATTGCATTATCAATGGAAATACTCCTACATCTAGAGTAAGCTGAATCTAAGGATGTAACTTCATTGTCGGTATAAAAATCTTTTTGTGCTGCATTAAAGGCCTCTGCCATTTCTGGTAAATACTTTGCAAAAGCCAAAGTAATAGAAGCCGCGGACCAAACAAAAATCCCAGCATTCCATGCATAATCACCGCTTTCTAAAAACATTTTAGCAAACTCCAAATTAGGCTTTTCTGTAAATGCTTTTACTTTCTTAACATCATCTTCGGTGTCGTTAAACTGAATGTATCCATAGCCCGTGTTTGGGTGGGTAGGTTCTATTCCCAAAGTCACCAAGGCATCGTTTTTTGAAGCATAATCTATAGCCACATTCACCCTTCTCTTAAACTCCTCTTCTTTCAGAATGATATGATCAGCTGGTGCTACTATAATATTTGCATGAGGATCTTTCTTTTGAATTTTATAACTAGCATAGCCAATACATGGGGCTGTATTCCTTCTGCCTGGCTCACATAATACTTGGCTTTCAGACAAAAACGGAAGCTGCTCCAATGTTAAGTCCTTATACTCTCCACCAGTAACTACATAAATATTTTCTTTAGGACATACACCTTCAAACCTATCAGCAGTTTGCTGAATAAGCGTTCTTCCTGTTCCTAAAACATCATGGAATTGTTTCGGAAATGTAGTTCGGCTAAATGGCCAAAACCTAGTTCCTACGCCTCCAGCCATTATGACTAAGTAATTATTGTTCATGCTATTATTTATAGTGAATGTATTGAGCTGTCTACAAAACTAAGCTTTCTGAAATAGTCTTCCAATAAAATTTAAACCAGAGAGTTAAAACATAAAACATATCATTATAAAACCCTTATGACTAAGTCATAGCACTTACTAAAAACAAAATCAAGACATACCTGCAAACAGCTATTTGAAAATCACAATACAACCAATTCTTTACCAAAAGCATTATAAGGGCATAAACGTAAATTATTAAAATGAAAAAGATCCTATTAGTTTTAAGTATGTTCAGCTTTATGGCTTGCGAGAAAGATGACGTCTCCGAAGCCGCAAATAATGACATTGCTTTTATTACTGCAGAAGGCCTAGAAAAGTTTGACTGTGTAGCTCAGCAAGTAGATAGCCTACCATCTATAGAAGATGCACGAAGCATGATAGTGGGAACTTGGCAGCTTAAAGGCATGATTACTATGCTACCAACAGTGGAAGTGCCAAATATCAAAATTGAGTTTAAAGAAGACGGCGGTGTATTTGTTACCAATGCAGGCGAAAATGTTTTCACTAACGCCTACAGCATTAATGATAATGTTTCAGAAAACGGATACCGTTCCATAGTAATCACAACCGATGAATTTGGCATAGAGACTAACGAATACAACTTCTTAACAGGAACTATCAGAATTTGTCAAGATGAATTAATGATTGACAACGGTATCGCTTTTGATGCTCCAGGCTATTTGCTTCGTAGAACTTAGAAAGGAAAAAAGAAAAGCCTTTAAAGCCGATTGGAGAGAAGTCTTCAATCGGCTTTTTGTTTTTACACAAAGTCTTAAGCTTCCGCCCTCCTACTAATTGCCTCAATTTTACCCCTCGTTAGTCTAAACCTCGCAAAACCAACACTAAACAAACTCACTAACAGCTAATTACGAATCCCAAAAAGCCAAAAAGAACTATTAAATAAGACCTTAATTTGAAAGTTTCTTTTATTGAACGGTTGTTCATATACTATAATACCATATCTTGGAAGCAGAGTTTTTACTCAACCCCAAAACCTGACCACCTAAAATGTCTCGAAAATCAGCTGCAATAGCTATCATATATTGCTGTGCTCTACATCTGTCTTTCGCTCAGAGTTATAATCTAGATAGTCTCCAACTTATTTGGAATTCTAATGCTCTGAAAGAAATGATATTTGATGAACACATTGAGATACAACGTAGGCTTCCAAACATTGACAAAGAACTAAGTATAGCTTTCGGGAAGGCTCTAGAGAAAAGAGAAGACTTTATGGCGGTGAATAGCCTTAAGGCAAAAGCCTACTTTGAACTTATCTTTAACCCGAATCTAAAGTGATAAAAAAATACAGAGAACACTTTAAAAACAATGACATATTTAGCTCCCTTTTATAGCATACTCCTCTTTTTTTTAGCGACATCAGTTCAAGGACAGTCACTTTCAAAAAGCAAAAGCGATAGCACTGAGGTGCTCCGTATTTTAGCACAAGCTAAGGCAGTTAAGGCCGATAGAGACTCTGCATTCACACTTAGTAAAAAAGCTTTAGCTATGTCTGAAGCCATCAACTTTGAGAGAGGCGTGGCACTCTCAAAAGCTAAAATGGCTGGTTACTTTCATGCCAAATCAGATTATACAAATGCTGTTTCTTATAGCTTAGAGGCGATAGACTCCTATGAGAAACTGGGTTTGACAGAACAGTCATTATTACAGCAACTGACCCTTTCTACCATTTATAAAAACATGGGTGCCGAACGCGGTACAGAAGATTATCTATTTAAGGCCCTTGAGTTTGCAAAAGATGCAGAGCAAAAAGCTGAAAAGTTAAATTTGATAATTGTCACTATTGAGAGTCTTAATAATCAAGGAATAATATTGCGAGACCTCAGTTATACGCAAAGCAAGCCATATTATATGGATTCCGCTTTGGTCAAATATGAACAAGCACTTGGACTCTTGAGAAAACATACAGAAGAAGAACCTCAAATAGAGCAAATGCTCTATAATAACATGAGTCAGGTATATATAGAACGGCAAAAAGATTATAAAAAAGCTGCTGAGGTATTGAATAAAGCGGTAGCTATCAACTTTAGAATAAATAACCAGAATAATCTAACGTATAATTATGGCAACCTGTCAAATCTATATTTAGAGCAAAAAGACTATAAAAAAGCTAAAGAATATGCTTTAAAAATGCTTGCAATAGCTCAAAAATCAAAAAGGCCTCACCGAGCTCTAAATGCCTATGGCCAATTGAAAAATATCAGTGAAGCTACGCTGCAGTTCGATTCCGCCTATTTTTACTCTGAAAAGGTATCCTCACTAAATGACTCACTCACAAACATTACAAAATCAAAACAAATAGCTGATTTCCAAACCAAATATGAGACGGTAAAAAAAGATGCAGAAATTAATGTTTTAAACCGCGAAGCGGAATTAGCTCGACTTAGAACCTGGGTCTTTATTGGTGGCTTAGTCCTATTAAGTTTTCTAGCTCTACTCCTTTATAATAGATATTTACTCAAAAAGAAAACCTCTG
This sequence is a window from Arcticibacterium luteifluviistationis. Protein-coding genes within it:
- a CDS encoding sensor histidine kinase; this translates as MTYLAPFYSILLFFLATSVQGQSLSKSKSDSTEVLRILAQAKAVKADRDSAFTLSKKALAMSEAINFERGVALSKAKMAGYFHAKSDYTNAVSYSLEAIDSYEKLGLTEQSLLQQLTLSTIYKNMGAERGTEDYLFKALEFAKDAEQKAEKLNLIIVTIESLNNQGIILRDLSYTQSKPYYMDSALVKYEQALGLLRKHTEEEPQIEQMLYNNMSQVYIERQKDYKKAAEVLNKAVAINFRINNQNNLTYNYGNLSNLYLEQKDYKKAKEYALKMLAIAQKSKRPHRALNAYGQLKNISEATLQFDSAYFYSEKVSSLNDSLTNITKSKQIADFQTKYETVKKDAEINVLNREAELARLRTWVFIGGLVLLSFLALLLYNRYLLKKKTSEELSTKNIEIENKNKTIQSALTEKETLLREIHHRVKNNLQIISSLLNIQSSNIDDPTVLSSIQEGQSRVQAMSLIHQNLYQSEHINDVDIENYLKELVNYLSDMFTGGSQKIEVEVSAKDIQFDIDTAIPLGLIVNELVSNAYKYAFDKRDSGKIKIGIKAVNKIDYELHVDDDGEGLPIDFDPAKSKSLGLKLVKILSKQLRGKFSSGSDNGANFTVFFKDIRAYQSQR